The following nucleotide sequence is from Labilibaculum sp. DW002.
ATTGATACTATCGTTAAGCATAAAAAAGAGAAATTCTTATTACCTCTTTCAGACATTCATAAGCAATCAATTCCTGCTTTGTTGAATAAGAGCAAAATCAAGTACACTAAGGCTATTCTTTACAAAACAGTAAGCAGTGATTTATCTGACTTAGCTGATGTAAACTACGATATCCTTGCTTTTTATAGCCCTTCAGGAATCAAATCTTTAATGCAAAACTTCCCTGAATTTTCTCAGGATGGTACTGTAATTGCCGCATTTGGTCCTTCAACTTCAAAGGCTGTAAAAGATGCAGACCTTCGTCTTGATATTCAGGCACCAATGCCACAGGCACCTTCTATGACTATGGCTTTGGACCAGTATATTAAAAAATTCAATAAGGACAATAAATAAGAATCCTTTACTGATATAATAAAACAAAGGAAGGGGAAATTATTCCCCTTTTTTTGTCGATTTTTGTAATTATGGTAGAAACGAATCGCTTTACATTTAAAAAAGCGGAAAGATTAACTCACAAGATCCTAATTGGAAAACTTTTTTCTGAAGGAAAAGGATTTATCTGTTACCCTTTTCGAATTGTTTGGAAAGAAGCGAAATTGAATTCGGAATATCCAGCTCAAGTTGCCATTACAGTTGCAAAACGAAATTTTAAGAAAGCAGTTACCCGCAATCTTTTAAAGAGACGAATTCGAGAACTTTATCGTCTTAACAAAGGAGAATTTTACGAAGAGCTTGAACGCAAAGGTGCAAACATTGCATTTATGGTAGTATATTTACCAAAAACAGTACTCAAAACTTCCGAAATGGAAGCCAAGTTCAAAAAAGCACTAAAGCGAATTCCAAAAGAATATGAAATGCATTCTCAACCTTCTGATAAAGGTGATTCTATTCATCATGATACTGCCAATTAAGTTTTATCAGTATGCTATTTCTCCTTTAACTCCATCTGCATGCAGATATACTCCTTCTTGCTCTAGCTATGCTATTCAAGCATTAAAAAAACATGGCCCTTTTAAAGGTACCTATCTTGCTATTAAGCGAATACTCTCTTGTAATCCTTGGGGAGGACATGGACATGACCCGGTTCCTTAACCCACAATAGATCCTATTTTTATATTTTAGCAAATTACTTAGAACAATTCTTAATAGATTCTCGTAGAAAAGAAACAGTACTTTTCTCTCATTCTCTAATTGCTGAATTTTAGTGCTATAGGGTTAACAAATGTTAAAGTGAATTGTTTTAAAAAGGGAATAATTATATTTGTTTAAGCCTACGTATTATTTTATGTACTCTAATTTGTAAATTCGTGAGATAGAGATAGCGAAAGCTATACTGCGGGGAAGGTTAATTTTACAATCAAATTTAAACAAAAACATATGACGCTTCGAAGAAAATCGGGAGCCATCTGGATACTTGCTGTTTTACTTTTCTGTAGTGCAGCATTCTGGGGGTTTAGCAGGGATGAGAGAAATTTTGAAATCAGCAAAAATTTAAACATTTATTATACTTTATTTAGAGAACTGAATCTATTTTATGTAGATGAGATTGATCCGGGTGACCTAGTAAAGAAAAGTATGGATGCAATGTTAACATCGCTAGACCCTTACACAACTTATATTTCTGAATCGGAAATTGAGGACTTTAAGTTAATGACAACTGGAGAGTATGCTGGAATTGGATCTTTGATTAGCAAACATGGAGATCATGTTATAATTGCTGAACCCTACGAAGGCTTTCCTGCACATAAAGCAGGTTTAAAGGCTGGAGATATTATGCTTGAAATTAATGGCACTTCGGTTGTTAAAAAGTCTACTGAAGATGTTAGCAACCTTCTAAAAGGTCAGCCAAATGTTCCACTAACCATTAAAGTTAAACGACCTGGTGTTGATAAAACATTAGAGAAAAAGTTTGTTCGTGAAAAAATTCAGTTAAAATCGGTTCCTTATTTTGGAATGATTGCTGATTCGGTTGGGTACATTTATTTAAACCAATTTACCAATAAAGCTGCAGGAGAAATTAAAGTAGCATTAAGTGAGTTAAAAGAACAAAATGCGAAATCTATTGTACTAGACTTACGAGGCAATCCAGGAGGATTACTTGATCAAGCAATTGAAATTGTAAATCTTTTTGTGAACAAAGGGGAAAATATTGTAGATACAAAAGGTAAGGTTTCGAAATGGGACAAAAGCTACAAAGCCACAAAAACTCCTGTTGATGCAGAAATTCCTATTGTTGTATTGGTAAACAGAGGTTCTGCTTCTGCTTCGGAGATTGTTTCGGGAGCTATTCAAGACCTTGATAGAGGCGTTGTATTGGGACAAAGAACATTTGGTAAGGGATTGGTACAAACCACCCGTAATCTTACCTACAACGCTAAATTAAAGGTGACAACGGCAAAGTATTATATTCCTAGTGGAAGATGTATTCAAGCCCTGGATTATAGCAACAGAAATGAAGATGGTAGTGTTGGTAAAATCGCTGATTCTTTATTGACTGAATACCATACAAAAAATGGCAGAACAGTATTCGATGGTGGAGGAATTCTCCCTGATATTAAATTGGAAAGCGAAATGTATAGTAGTCTGTCTGTTAATCTAATCCGAAATTTCATGATATTTGATTATGCTACTTTGTATTCAAACACTCATGATAAGATAGCTGATTCAAAAGATTTTAAACTTAATGATCAGGAATTTTCAGATTTTACCAAGTTCATAAAAGAGAAAAAATTTGATTACAAATCGGAAAGTACTGAAATTCTTGATGCACTTAAAAAAGCTGCTAAAGAAGAGAAGTACTACGATATTTCAACAGCTGAATTCGATGCTCTTGCAGCTAAAATTGCTCCAAACTTAGATCGTGATTTGGTTCGATTTAAAGATGAAATTAGTGAATTGCTAGCTCATGAAATTGTAAAGAGATTTCATTATCAAAAAGGTGGTATTGAATACCAATTACAAAATGATAAAACATTACAAAAGGCTATAGAAATTCTTGAAAACAAAACAGAATATACAGGAATTTTAGATGGTAGCATTGGTTTACACGCCTTCAACAAATAAGAGATACAAGTAAAAATTGAAATAAAAAAGCTCATTCTTCCACTGGAGAATGAGCTTTTTCTTTTGTAACTACTCTTATTTTAATTCCATATGCAATATCGGATAAGATTTACCTGAGGAATCTAATTCTGATCGATTATAGGTCCTAAAACCGAATTTTTCATAGAAGCCAACAGCCTGTTCATTCTCTTCATTTACATCAACTTTCTTCACTTCTAATTCATCAATGGCGTATTCTAATAGCATCTTCCCTACTCCATGTCCCCTCTCTTTAGGATGAATAAATAACATTTCAAGATTTTGCTCTGCAACACCCATAAAGGCAATAATATCTTTATTTTCGTTCTTCACACAGCTTAATTCCACCGCATCTAAATACACGTTCAGAATTAATGGTTTAAAATAGGCGATATCTGCTTCCTTTAGGAAATGATGTGTCCCACGTACTGAAGCTTCCCATAAATCAACAATTTCAGTATACTCAGACTGTTCTACTTTTTCAATTCGAAAAACCATATTTGTTTCACAATTTATTTTTTCAAAGATTCTTTAACCTGTTTTCGATAAGTTCGCCCAATATTTAATGGAATATCTTCAACTAAAAGCTGATCGAAGGAAAAACTCTTAAGCTTGTCTTTATTAATTATAAAGGAGCGATGAATTCGTAAAAAACGATCAGGTAATATTTCTTCCAAATTACTAATCTTTTCTTTCGTTTTTATCTTCTCTTTATTGGTATGAATAGTTACATAGTCCGCTAAACTTTCAATGTAAATGATATCAGTATACTTAATCTTGATGTTTTTCCGATTGGATATTACCTCTAAAAAAGCTTGTTTTAACTTTTCCTTTTCAAGCATAAAATCTTGTATAATTTGCTGTTTCTCTCTTATTTGTCGACTCATTAACAGAAAGGAACCAAGAAATACGATCAAATAGAGGATCACTGCCAGAAGAATTATATTCGAAGCATTGGGACTTAAATTTTTAAAGTTAAAATTACCTAAATAGACAAAAGAGAACATCAATACGATCATTTCAAGATACATAGATATAACTGCCGTGTATAAAGAATACAATCCAAACTGCAAGTATTTCTTTTGCATATAATATCGTGGAACAAGGTAATAATTGAAAAAATATGAGGTACCCAATACAATAGGCAATAGCATACTTATAAAATAGAAGGCTGCAAGATTACTTCCCCAGGATACGCCAAAAACCACTGTTAATATGAGGATAACAAAAATCCAGTAAGAGATATGAAAATAAGGATTTGTCGATTTTCTATTCATTTGTAAAAACTTAATTATTATTTGCAGATTTAATTGCTACTTCCCTTCTGCAGCGGAAAAATTTGCTTACCCAGTAAATTTTCAACTAATTTAACTTAGAAATTAAAGATATCTAAACAAAGTCGATAAACGACAGCTTTAGAACTGTATTTGACCTTGCCTAAAAACCAGTGGTAGCATTAACTTTGAAGGTATTAGTATTAACCTTTAAAATTGAAAAAAATGAAAGACATGTTTTTTATGGGTGGCCCACTCTTTATGGGTATTCTTACCTTGCTTTTAGTAATTATGGTATCGTGGATTACTTTCCATTTTATTCGGATCTATTTTTCTGAAAATCCATTGCAGGAAAACGCACTTCGGAAAATAAACTATGGAAAATCTATCGGTTTGTTTGCCATGGTCTTTGGTATATTTGGTCAGTTACTCGGATTATACGATGCTTTTTCGGTAATAGAACAAATGGATAGTATATCTCCTAACCTGATTTATGGCGGAATAAAAGTATCGATGATCCCCACATTTTACGGAATCATCATTTACCTTATTTCCATCCTATTGTGGTTTGTTGCCAGCTTTTTAATTGAAAAAAAATTGGAATAATATTGATATAAAAATCATTCCTAAATAAAGAAAGCACCACAGTAACGAATGCAGATCATATTACGGTGCGCTGCACCTTTGTTTTATCTAAAATTGTGTATCTACAAATATTACGCAGCTCTGCCGCTTTATGTAATTGAAAATTCTGAGCAATATTGATTTTTATAAGGTGCAGAGCACCACAATATTTGTAGATAATTTTAATTGAAAGGGATTTCAGGTACAGAGTACCGTCATTTTCATAAAAAAAGCTCATTCTTTTAACAGAGTGAGCTTTTTAATTTTCTATTTATGATTAATTAATGCGCCTGTAGCCAGTTCTCTCCTACTCCCATATCTACAGTTAGTGGAACGCTTATTTTTACTGCATTCTCCATTTCCTCACGAAGAATAAGCTTCATTTGATCCAATTCTGATTTTAAGCAATCGAAGTTCAATTCATCATGCACCTGAATAAGCATTTTAGACTTCAGACCTTCTGCTTTCATGCGATTTGATATACCAATCATTGCCAACTTAATAACATCGGCTGCAGAGCCTTGTACAGGCGCATTAATGGCATTTCGTTCTGCAACACTACGTACAATGGCATTACTCGAATTGATATCTTTTAAATAACGACGTCGATTCATCACAGTCTCAACAAACTCATCCTTACGCGCTACTTCGACACTTTTATCCATGAACAGTTTAACTCCTGGATAAGATTCAAAATAGCCTGTAATCAGCTCTTTTCCCTCTTTACGACTAATTCCTAATCGTTCTGCAAGTCCCCAAGCCGAAATACCATAAATAATTCCAAAATTTGCCGTTTTTGCACGACTTCTCATGTCTTTACTTACCTCTTCAATAGGTAATTTGTAAATTTTAGCCGCTGTTGCCTGATGGAAATCGGCTGCATGATTAAAGGCATCAATCATAGCCTTATCCTCACTCATGTGCGCCATTAAACGCAACTCAACCTGAGAATAGTCAGCTGATAGGAATGTATGATTCTCATCAGATGGAATAAAGGCTTTACGCACATATCGTCCTTGTGGTGTACGAATAGGAATATTCTGAATATTTGGGTTGATCGAACTCAAACGACCCGTAGCAGCTTCTGCTTGTTTAAATGACGTATGAATACGACCTGACTTTTCATTGATGTATGTTGGAAGCGCTTCCACATAGGTTGAAATCAGTTTTTTTAGCGATCTAAAATCCAAAATCTTCTGTATAATTTCGTGCTTGCCTTTTAATTTGGAAAGTACGGCTTCCGAAGTTGAATATTGCCCCGATTTCGTTTTTTTAGCTTTACTATCGAGCTCCATTGTATCGAACAATACTTCGCCCAACTGTTTTGGAGAAGCTACGTTAAAATCGACACCAGCCATTTCTTTAATTTCCTTCTCTATGCCATCTACTTCTTCGTTCAGAACAATCGCATATTCTTTCAATGTTGGTACATCGATACTTACACCTGCAAATTCCATATCTGCCAATATGCTTAGCAATGGCATTTCAATATTGTAGAACAAATCAATTAAGTTGTTCTCCTTCATTTTAGTCTCTAATTCATGCTTCAACTCAAGACTAAGAATTGTTTCTTCACAAAAGGAATCATGTTTCACTGGTTCTGGTTCCAATAGTAAACTCAATTGCTCTTTTTTCTTTTTCGACTTATCATCCGATTCAATTACCTGATAATTTAAGACCGAATGTGCTAGAAAAGCAAATCATGCTTCAATTCCGGTTGAATTAAATAATGTGCAATCATGGTATCAAAAATCGCACCTTTCAATTCCACCCCACACCAACGTAATGCCAAAATATCTCTTTTGATATCATGAGCAATCTTCACGATTTTTTCATCTTCAAAAATAAATCGAAATTCCTGAGCCACTTTTTTTGCTTCTTTGGCATCCTGAGGAAAAGGGACAAAAAATGAGCGGTTATTTTTGTAAGCAAAGGCTAATCCTAAGATTTGCGACTGATTGGGATCAACATCACTCAATATTGTTCTAAATGAAAAAGATTTTTGCACACATAA
It contains:
- a CDS encoding uroporphyrinogen-III synthase, translated to MKIKTILVSQPKPQTEKSPYFDLAEKYNLKIDFRPFIQVEGISAKEFRQERINILDHTAVIFTSRTAIDHFFRIAEEMRVTIPDDMKYFCISESTAFYLQKYIVYRKRKIFFGVRVFEDLIDTIVKHKKEKFLLPLSDIHKQSIPALLNKSKIKYTKAILYKTVSSDLSDLADVNYDILAFYSPSGIKSLMQNFPEFSQDGTVIAAFGPSTSKAVKDADLRLDIQAPMPQAPSMTMALDQYIKKFNKDNK
- the rnpA gene encoding ribonuclease P protein component, with the translated sequence MVETNRFTFKKAERLTHKILIGKLFSEGKGFICYPFRIVWKEAKLNSEYPAQVAITVAKRNFKKAVTRNLLKRRIRELYRLNKGEFYEELERKGANIAFMVVYLPKTVLKTSEMEAKFKKALKRIPKEYEMHSQPSDKGDSIHHDTAN
- the yidD gene encoding membrane protein insertion efficiency factor YidD: MILPIKFYQYAISPLTPSACRYTPSCSSYAIQALKKHGPFKGTYLAIKRILSCNPWGGHGHDPVP
- a CDS encoding S41 family peptidase, whose product is MTLRRKSGAIWILAVLLFCSAAFWGFSRDERNFEISKNLNIYYTLFRELNLFYVDEIDPGDLVKKSMDAMLTSLDPYTTYISESEIEDFKLMTTGEYAGIGSLISKHGDHVIIAEPYEGFPAHKAGLKAGDIMLEINGTSVVKKSTEDVSNLLKGQPNVPLTIKVKRPGVDKTLEKKFVREKIQLKSVPYFGMIADSVGYIYLNQFTNKAAGEIKVALSELKEQNAKSIVLDLRGNPGGLLDQAIEIVNLFVNKGENIVDTKGKVSKWDKSYKATKTPVDAEIPIVVLVNRGSASASEIVSGAIQDLDRGVVLGQRTFGKGLVQTTRNLTYNAKLKVTTAKYYIPSGRCIQALDYSNRNEDGSVGKIADSLLTEYHTKNGRTVFDGGGILPDIKLESEMYSSLSVNLIRNFMIFDYATLYSNTHDKIADSKDFKLNDQEFSDFTKFIKEKKFDYKSESTEILDALKKAAKEEKYYDISTAEFDALAAKIAPNLDRDLVRFKDEISELLAHEIVKRFHYQKGGIEYQLQNDKTLQKAIEILENKTEYTGILDGSIGLHAFNK
- a CDS encoding GNAT family N-acetyltransferase — translated: MVFRIEKVEQSEYTEIVDLWEASVRGTHHFLKEADIAYFKPLILNVYLDAVELSCVKNENKDIIAFMGVAEQNLEMLFIHPKERGHGVGKMLLEYAIDELEVKKVDVNEENEQAVGFYEKFGFRTYNRSELDSSGKSYPILHMELK
- a CDS encoding LytR/AlgR family response regulator transcription factor; amino-acid sequence: MNRKSTNPYFHISYWIFVILILTVVFGVSWGSNLAAFYFISMLLPIVLGTSYFFNYYLVPRYYMQKKYLQFGLYSLYTAVISMYLEMIVLMFSFVYLGNFNFKNLSPNASNIILLAVILYLIVFLGSFLLMSRQIREKQQIIQDFMLEKEKLKQAFLEVISNRKNIKIKYTDIIYIESLADYVTIHTNKEKIKTKEKISNLEEILPDRFLRIHRSFIINKDKLKSFSFDQLLVEDIPLNIGRTYRKQVKESLKK
- a CDS encoding MotA/TolQ/ExbB proton channel family protein produces the protein MKDMFFMGGPLFMGILTLLLVIMVSWITFHFIRIYFSENPLQENALRKINYGKSIGLFAMVFGIFGQLLGLYDAFSVIEQMDSISPNLIYGGIKVSMIPTFYGIIIYLISILLWFVASFLIEKKLE
- the polA gene encoding DNA polymerase I, translating into MSLLLEPEPVKHDSFCEETILSLELKHELETKMKENNLIDLFYNIEMPLLSILADMEFAGVSIDVPTLKEYAIVLNEEVDGIEKEIKEMAGVDFNVASPKQLGEVLFDTMELDSKAKKTKSGQYSTSEAVLSKLKGKHEIIQKILDFRSLKKLISTYVEALPTYINEKSGRIHTSFKQAEAATGRLSSINPNIQNIPIRTPQGRYVRKAFIPSDENHTFLSADYSQVELRLMAHMSEDKAMIDAFNHAADFHQATAAKIYKLPIEEVSKDMRSRAKTANFGIIYGISAWGLAERLGISRKEGKELITGYFESYPGVKLFMDKSVEVARKDEFVETVMNRRRYLKDINSSNAIVRSVAERNAINAPVQGSAADVIKLAMIGISNRMKAEGLKSKMLIQVHDELNFDCLKSELDQMKLILREEMENAVKISVPLTVDMGVGENWLQAH